In Aegilops tauschii subsp. strangulata cultivar AL8/78 chromosome 3, Aet v6.0, whole genome shotgun sequence, one genomic interval encodes:
- the LOC109757105 gene encoding uncharacterized protein isoform X2 — MEKVMMSRKSGDWSCRSCQYLNFCKRDACQRCDEAKLGAERPDYAAMGGSWEVKPGDWYCGCCGVNDYANRASCFKCSAAKTDSAAVAHNWGFNAAGQAGWKAGDWICPSWLIEPPLRALPRPLGSSSPQAGMARALDGRNGRIKEAARDGGSRALHAVASHGRMPLCVYLLEKHVQRKCQRTFGHSFFLFSQQTGLYRAKLRQQNQMLPLQCAQIILWLKRQA; from the exons ATGGAGAAGGTGATGATGAGCAGGAAGTCGGGTGACTGGAGTTGCAGGTCGTGCCAGTACCTCAACTTCTGCAAACGGGACGCTTGCCAGCGGTGCGACGAGGCTAAGCTGGGCGCCGAGCGGCCGGACTACGCGGCCATGGGCGGCAGCTGGGAAGTCAAGCCCGGCGATTGGTACTGCGGCTGCTGCGGCGTCAACGACTACGCCAATCGCGCCAGCTGCTTCAAGTGCAGCGCCGCAAAGACAGACTCCGCCGCCGTAGCGCACAACTGGGGGTTCAACGCCGCCGGCCAGGCCGGCTGGAAGGCCGGCGACTGGATCTGCCCCAG CTGGCTGATCGAGCCTCCTCTACGTGCCCTCCCTCGGCCCCTCGGCAGCTCGTCGCCGCAGGCAG GCATGGCGAGGGCGCTAGATGGCAGGAACGGCCGCATCAAGGAGGCAGCTAGGGACGGTGGCTCCAGGGCTCTACACGCCGTTGCCAGCCACGGGAGGATGCCGTTGTGTGTTTACCTGCTCGAGAAGCATGTTCAACGAAAATGTCAACGAACCTTTGGCCATAGCTTCTTCCTCTTCTCACAACAA ACTGGATTGTACCGTGCAAAACTACGCCAACAGAACCAAATGCTTCCGCTGCAATGCGCCCAAATCATACTATG GTTAAAAAGACAGGCctga
- the LOC109757105 gene encoding uncharacterized protein isoform X3: MEKVMMSRKSGDWSCRSCQYLNFCKRDACQRCDEAKLGAERPDYAAMGGSWEVKPGDWYCGCCGVNDYANRASCFKCSAAKTDSAAVAHNWGFNAAGQAGWKAGDWICPSWLIEPPLRALPRPLGSSSPQAGMARALDGRNGRIKEAARDGGSRALHAVASHGRMPLCVYLLEKHVQRKCQRTFGHSFFLFSQQYLDDQMGLLLHGDY; this comes from the exons ATGGAGAAGGTGATGATGAGCAGGAAGTCGGGTGACTGGAGTTGCAGGTCGTGCCAGTACCTCAACTTCTGCAAACGGGACGCTTGCCAGCGGTGCGACGAGGCTAAGCTGGGCGCCGAGCGGCCGGACTACGCGGCCATGGGCGGCAGCTGGGAAGTCAAGCCCGGCGATTGGTACTGCGGCTGCTGCGGCGTCAACGACTACGCCAATCGCGCCAGCTGCTTCAAGTGCAGCGCCGCAAAGACAGACTCCGCCGCCGTAGCGCACAACTGGGGGTTCAACGCCGCCGGCCAGGCCGGCTGGAAGGCCGGCGACTGGATCTGCCCCAG CTGGCTGATCGAGCCTCCTCTACGTGCCCTCCCTCGGCCCCTCGGCAGCTCGTCGCCGCAGGCAG GCATGGCGAGGGCGCTAGATGGCAGGAACGGCCGCATCAAGGAGGCAGCTAGGGACGGTGGCTCCAGGGCTCTACACGCCGTTGCCAGCCACGGGAGGATGCCGTTGTGTGTTTACCTGCTCGAGAAGCATGTTCAACGAAAATGTCAACGAACCTTTGGCCATAGCTTCTTCCTCTTCTCACAACAA TATTTGGATGATCAGATGGGTCTTCTTCTACATGGTGACTATTAA
- the LOC109757105 gene encoding uncharacterized protein isoform X1, giving the protein MEKVMMSRKSGDWSCRSCQYLNFCKRDACQRCDEAKLGAERPDYAAMGGSWEVKPGDWYCGCCGVNDYANRASCFKCSAAKTDSAAVAHNWGFNAAGQAGWKAGDWICPSWLIEPPLRALPRPLGSSSPQAGMARALDGRNGRIKEAARDGGSRALHAVASHGRMPLCVYLLEKHVQRKCQRTFGHSFFLFSQQLWQPLSRPRIGTPSLPSSPTSARWSSTYRRRSLRHLPSRIRGRVPPRPHFVFILGLLRCALSKTFCTLSCETCVCVV; this is encoded by the exons ATGGAGAAGGTGATGATGAGCAGGAAGTCGGGTGACTGGAGTTGCAGGTCGTGCCAGTACCTCAACTTCTGCAAACGGGACGCTTGCCAGCGGTGCGACGAGGCTAAGCTGGGCGCCGAGCGGCCGGACTACGCGGCCATGGGCGGCAGCTGGGAAGTCAAGCCCGGCGATTGGTACTGCGGCTGCTGCGGCGTCAACGACTACGCCAATCGCGCCAGCTGCTTCAAGTGCAGCGCCGCAAAGACAGACTCCGCCGCCGTAGCGCACAACTGGGGGTTCAACGCCGCCGGCCAGGCCGGCTGGAAGGCCGGCGACTGGATCTGCCCCAG CTGGCTGATCGAGCCTCCTCTACGTGCCCTCCCTCGGCCCCTCGGCAGCTCGTCGCCGCAGGCAG GCATGGCGAGGGCGCTAGATGGCAGGAACGGCCGCATCAAGGAGGCAGCTAGGGACGGTGGCTCCAGGGCTCTACACGCCGTTGCCAGCCACGGGAGGATGCCGTTGTGTGTTTACCTGCTCGAGAAGCATGTTCAACGAAAATGTCAACGAACCTTTGGCCATAGCTTCTTCCTCTTCTCACAACAA CTCTGGCAGCCGCTTAGCCGCCCCAGGATCGGGACGCCATCTCTGCCTTCATCGCCGACCTCCGCTCGATGGTCGTCCACTTATCGCCGCCGCTCCCTCCGCCACCTCCCGAGCCGGATTAGGGGTCGGGTCCCTCCCCGGCCCCATTTTGTGTTTATTTTGGGCTTGTTGAGGTGTGCCCTCAGCAAAACCTTTTGTACTCTGTCTTGTGAgacttgtgtgtgtgtggtgtgA